A stretch of Cicer arietinum cultivar CDC Frontier isolate Library 1 chromosome 5, Cicar.CDCFrontier_v2.0, whole genome shotgun sequence DNA encodes these proteins:
- the LOC101495793 gene encoding uncharacterized protein, translated as MRPALAFFPLLLFSFVAMVESRKDPAEYWKMVMKDKDMPEAIQGLLNTNSKKGLKHCDEKLVKDTQVIVEEKVYIEDLEPRPNISAYEGNDVDNKEKKKDIKDFEPKSNISAYEDNVIDYNEKKEDIKDFEPRPNISAYGDNEIDSSEKKESVKDFEPRPNISAYDNNDIDVKEKKEALEDFEPRPNLSAYGDNEIDSSEKKESVKDFEPRPNISAYDNNDIDVKEKKEALEDFEPRPNLSAYGDNEIDSSEKKESVKDFEPRPNISAYDNNDIDVKEKKEALEDFEPRPNLSAYGDNEIDFKEKKETLEDFEPRPNISAYGDNEIDFKEKKEAFEDFEPRPNISTYGDNGIGSKKKKEVVKDFVSRPNISTYENNNIDDEINEKFKVDFEPRPSATKYDA; from the exons ATGAGACCTGCTCTCgctttttttcctcttttgctTTTCTCA TTTGTAGCAATGGTAGAATCAAGAAAAGATCCAGCAGAATACTGGAAAATGGTCATGAAAGATAAAGATATGCCAGAAGCAATTCAAGGACTCCTTAACACGAACTCTAAAAAGGGTCTAAAACATTGTGATGAGAAACTTGTGAAAGACACACAAGTCATCGTAGAAGAGAAGGTGTATATAGAGGATCTTGAACCAAGACCTAACATTTCAGCATATGAGGGCAATGACGTTGACAataaggaaaagaagaaagacaTCAAAGATTTTGAACCAAAATCCAATATTTCAGCCTATGAAGACAACGTCATTGATTATAACGAAAAGAAGGAAGACATTAAAGATTTTGAACCGAGACCCAACATTTCAGCTTATGGAGACAATGAAATTGATTCTAGTGAAAAGAAGGAATCCGTTAAAGATTTTGAACCAAGACCCAATATTTCAGCTTATGATAACAACGACATTGATGTTAAGGAAAAAAAGGAAGCCCTTGAGGATTTTGAACCAAGACCCAACCTTTCAGCTTATGGAGACAATGAAATTGATTCTAGTGAAAAGAAGGAATCCGTTAAAGATTTTGAACCAAGACCCAATATTTCAGCTTATGATAACAACGACATTGATGTTAAGGAAAAAAAGGAAGCCCTTGAGGATTTTGAACCAAGACCCAACCTTTCAGCTTATGGAGACAATGAAATTGATTCTAGTGAAAAGAAGGAATCCGTTAAAGATTTTGAACCAAGACCCAATATTTCAGCTTATGATAACAACGACATTGATGTTAAGGAAAAAAAGGAAGCCCTTGAGGATTTTGAACCAAGACCCAACCTTTCAGCTTATGGAGACaatgaaattgattttaagGAAAAGAAGGAAACCCTTGAGGATTTTGAACCAAGACCCAATATTTCAGCTTATGGAGataatgaaattgattttaagGAAAAGAAGGAAGCCTTTGAAGATTTTGAACCAAGACCCAATATTTCAACTTATGGAGACAATGGAATTGGttcaaaaaaaaagaaagaagtcGTTAAAGATTTTGTATCAAGACCCAATATTTCAACTTATGAAAACAACAATATTGATGATGAAATAAATGAAAAGTTCAAGGTGGATTTTGAACCTAGGCCAAGTGCCACTAAATATGATGCATAA
- the LOC101495461 gene encoding coatomer subunit gamma-like, which translates to MAQQLVKKDDDRDDEAEYSPFMGIEKGAVLQEARVFNDPQLDARRCSQVITKLLYLLNQGETFTKTEATEVFFAVTKLFQSRDMGLRRMVYLMIKEISPSADEVIIVTSSLMKDMNSKIDMYRANAIRVLCRITDGTLLAQIERYLKQAIVDKNPVVASAALVSGIHLLQTNPEIVKRWSNEVQEAVQSRAALVQFHALGLLHQIRQNDRLAVSKLVTSLTKGTVRSPLAQCLLIRYTSQVIRESGNNTQSGDRPFYDYLESCLRHKSEMVIFEAARAITELNGVTSRELTPAITVLQLFLSSSKPVLRFAAVRTLNKVAMTHPTSVTNCNIDMESLISDQNRSIATLAITTLLKTGNESSVDRLMKQITNFMSDIADEFKIVVVEAIRSLCQKFPLKYRSLMNFLSNILREEGGFEYKKAIVDSIVILIREIPDAKETGLLHLCEFIEDCEFTYLSTQILHFLGIEGPKTSDPSRYIRFIYNRVHLENATVRAGAVSTLAKFGAAVDELKPRIFVLLRRCLFDSDDEVRDRATLYLNTLGGDGSVVETDKAVKDFLFGPFDIPLVNLETSLKNYEPSEEAFDIDSVPKEVKSQSLAEKKAPGKKPTGLGAPPSGPPSTADAYQKILSSIPEFANFGNLFKSSAPVELTEAETEYAVNVVKHIFDRHVVFQYNCTNTIPEQLLENVIVIVDSSEADEFAEVFSKPLKSLPYDSPGQIFVAFEKPEGAPTLGKFSNVLKFIVREVDPTTGEAEDDGVEDEYQLEDLEIVSADYTLKVAVSNFRNAWESMGPDCERVDEYGLGPRESLAEAVNTVINLLGLQPCEGTEVVPPNSRSHTCLLSGVYIGNVKVLVRLSFGLDGPKDVAMKLTVRSDDETVSDAIHEIVASG; encoded by the exons ATGGCTCAGCAGCTCGTGAAGAAGGACGATGACCGCGACGATGAAG CTGAGTACTCCCCTTTCATGGGGATTGAAAAGGGAGCGGTTCTTCAGGAGGCAAGGGTTTTTAATGATCCACAACTAGATGCTAGGAGATGTTCACAG GTTATTACAAAGCTCCTATACCTGCTGAATCAGGGAGAGACATTTACAAAG ACCGAAGCCACAGAAGTTTTCTTTGCTGTGACTAAGCTTTTCCAGTCTAGAGATATGGGATTAAGGAGAATGGTTTACCTGATGATAAAGGAGATCTCTCCCTCTGCAGACGAG GTTATTATTGTCACAAGCTCTCTTATGAAGGACATGAATAGCAAGATTGATATGTATAGGGCAAATGCCATTCGGGTGTTGTGTCGTATCACAGACGGAACCCTCCTTGCCCAAATTGAGCGGTATTTGAAACAAGCAATTGTAGATAAGAACCCTGTTGTTGCAAGTGCTGCCTTAGTTAGTGGCATTCATCTACTCCAG ACAAATCCTGAAATTGTCAAAAGGTGGAGCAATGAGGTTCAGGAAGCTGTTCAATCGAGAGCAGCTCTTGTACAGTTTCATGCTCTGGGTTTGCTACACCAG ATACGACAGAATGATCGGCTAGCTGTTAGCAAGCTGGTTACCAGCTTAACAAAGGGAACTGTTCGCTCACCTTTAGCCCAGTGCCTGTTGATTCGTTACACAAGTCAG GTTATCCGCGAGTCAGGAAATAATACACAGTCAGGAGACCGCCCCTTCTATGATTATCTTGAGAGTTGCCTCCGTCATAAGTCAGAGATGGTGATTTTTGAAGCTGCCAGGGCTATTACAGAGCTCAATGGTGTAACAAGCCGAGAATTAACTCCAGCAATTACTGTTCTTCAGCTATTCTTAAGTTCTTCTAAGCCAGTTTTAAGATTTGCTGCTGTCCGCACCTTGAACAAG GTAGCAATGACACACCCAACATCAGTCACTAACTGCAACATTGATATGGAAAGTTTAATTTCTGACCAGAACAGAAGCATTGCCACACTTGCTATTACTACACTTTTGAAGACAGGAAATGAATCGAGTGTAGATCGTCTGATGAAACAGATTACAAATTTCATGTCTGATATCGCTGATGAGTTCAAAATTGTTGTTGTGGAAGCAATAAGATCATTGTGCCAGAAGTTCCCATTGAAATATCGATCTCT GATGAACTTCCTGAGTAACATTCTTAGGGAAGAAGGTGGTTTTGAGTACAAGAAGGCAATCGTAGATTCAATTGTGATTCTCATCAGAGAAATCCCTGATGCAAAGGAAACTGGGTTGCTTCATCTCTGTGAGTTCATTGAAGATTGTGAGTTCACTTATCTGTCTACACAG ATACTGCACTTCCTGGGAATTGAAGGACCAAAAACATCAGACCCCAGCAGATATATTCGTTTCATTTATAATCGAGTACATCTTGAGAATGCAACAGTTAGGGCTGGTGCTGTGAGCACACTGGCAAAATTTGGTGCTGCAGTTGATGAATTAAAG CCACGCATATTTGTTCTGCTAAGGCGATGTCTTTTTGACAGTGATGATGAG GTCCGTGATAGAGCAACCCTTTATCTAAACACACTTGGAGGTGATGGTTCTGTTGTTGAGACTGATAAAGCTGTAAAGGACTTCCTATTTGGGCCATTTGATATCCCACTTGTCAATCTGGAAACTAGTTTGAAAAATTAT GAGCCTTCAGAAGAGGCTTTTGACATTGACTCTGTGCCCAAGGAAGTCAAATCACAGTCACTTGCAGAGAAGAAAGCCCCTGGTAAAAAGCCAACTGGTTTGGGTGCTCCTCCAAGTGGTCCCCCATCAACTGCTGATGCATACCAGAAGATTCTTTCGTCCATTCCAGAGTTTGCTAACTTTGGGAACCTTTTTAAG TCCTCAGCACCTGTGGAGCTCACGGAAGCTGAGACAGAATATGCAGTTAACGTTGTTAAACACATTTTTGATAGGCATGTTGTGTTCCAGTACAACTGCACAAACACAATACCAGAGCAATTATTAGAAAAT GTTATCGTAATTGTGGATTCTTCAGAAGCAGATGAATTTGCAGAGGTGTTCTCCAAGCCTCTAAAGTCTCTTCCTTATGATTCACCTGGGCAGATTTTTGTGGCATTTGAAAAGCCTGAGGGAGCGCCAACACTTGGAAAGTTTTCTAATGTTCTGAAATTTATTGTTAGAGAG GTTGATCCGACCACTGGTGAGGCTGAAGATGATGGTGTTGAAGATGAATACCAGTTGGAGGATCTGGAGATTGTTTCAGCAGATTACACATTGAAAGTGGCAGTATCTAATTTCAGGAATGCGTGGGAAAGTATGGGCCCTGATTGTGAGCGAGTGGATGAGTATGGTCTTGGTCCCAGGGAGAGCTTGGCTGAAGCTGTAAATACCGTCATCAACCTTCTTGGCTTGCAGCCTTGTGAG GGTACAGAGGTTGTTCCACCCAATTCAAGATCACACACATGTTTATTGTCGGGTGTATACATAGGTAATGTAAAGGTGCTTGTGCGGTTGTCTTTTGGACTTGATGGTCCAAAAGATGTTGCAATGAAACTGACTGTCAGATCCGACGATGAAACTGTCAGCGATGCCATTCATGAGATTGTAGCTAGCGGATAA
- the LOC101505888 gene encoding proline-rich receptor-like protein kinase PERK15 has translation MASNSDANSPTPSPPDSSPPPPPAGDNSSPPPPPPTGDNSSPPPPPPPNGDNSSPPPPPAGDNSSQPPPPPTGDNSSPPPPSTPTGDNSSPPPPSPPPPASSPPPPPPPPNRQVFSPPPPPSHHRLLPPTSSSWNNNHSRHEDSGNQLSAAAIIGIVGGVGLLLLVIIILCIVCSIKKKKKSQSPIHYYPNQPGARNQYVEHIVNMPAAPPGGGWGPAPLPPQWVGSDLSSSSYSGPHGPVLPPPHPTVALGFTQNSFTHDDLSVATGGFAQRNLLGQGGYGYVYKGVLPNGKEIAVKSLKSTGGQGDREFQAEVDIISRVHHRYLVSLVGCCISDTKKLLVYEFVPNKTLYYHLHGKGRPVMDWGTRLKIAIGSAKGLSYLHEDCHPRIIHRDIKCANILLENNFEAKVSDFGLAKFTQDNNTHVSTRVMGTFGYMAPEYASSGKLTDKSDVFSYGIMLLELITGRRPLGTRGDYEDNLVDWARPLCTKALENETFEGLVDPRLEDNYDKQEIARMVACAAASVRHSARRRPRMSQIVRVLEGDAVLEVLNQDGVKPGESALYSSISGDYDAGAYSADMKKFRKLALDSGVASSEFGGTSEYGLNLSISSSEQSSAEYSMKIGTGIGSRMNTPEKQASSNVM, from the exons ATGGCTTCAAATTCAGATGCCAATTCTCCAACACCATCTCCACCCGATTCATCTCCGCCACCGCCACCAGCCGGCGATAATTCATCGCCACCGCCACCGCCACCGACCGGCGATAATTCATCGccgccaccaccaccaccaccgaACGGTGATAATTCATCGCCGCCGCCGCCGCCAGCCGGCGATAATTCATCGCAGCCGCCACCACCACCGACAGGTGATAATTCATCGCCGCCACCACCATCAACACCGACTGGCGATAATTCATCGCCGCCGCCGCCATCACCCCCTCCACCGGCCTCATCACCTCCGCCGCCGCCTCCTCCTCCAAACCGACAAGTATTTTCTCCTCCTCCTCCGCCGTCACATCATCGGTTGTTGCCACCAACGTCATCAAGTTGGAATAACAACCACAGTAGACATGAAGATAGTGGAAACCAATTGAGCGCGGCAGCTATAATAGGAATTGTAGGTGGAGTTGGGTTATTGCTCCTTGTCATTATCATACTCTGCATTGTTTGTtcaataaagaagaagaagaaatcacAAAGTCCCATTCATTACTACCCCAACCAACCTGGCg CTCGAAATCAATATGTGGAACACATTGTTAATATGCCAGCAGCACCTCCAGGTGGAGGTTGGGGTCCAGCACCTTTACCTCCTCAATGGGTGGGCAGTGACTTAAGCAGCTCTAGTTACTCTGGGCCCCATGGTCCAGTATTACCACCACCACACCCAACAGTAGCACTTGGATTCACCCAAAACTCTTTCACACATGACGACTTATCAGTAGCCACTGGTGGGTTTGCACAACGAAACTTGTTGGGTCAAGGTGGGTATGGATATGTATATAAAGGTGTTCTCCCTAATGGTAAGGAAATTGCTGTCAAGAGTCTCAAATCCACTGGTGGACAAGGTGACAGAGAATTCCAAGCTGAGGTTGATATTATCAGTCGTGTCCATCATCGATATCTTGTCTCACTTGTTGGTTGTTGCATTTCTGATACTAAGAAGCTTCTCGTTTATGAATTTGTTCCCAACAAGACACTTTATTATCACCTTCATG GGAAAGGTCGACCTGTGATGGATTGGGGCACAAGGCTTAAAATTGCAATTGGATCTGCCAAAGGACTTTCTTATTTACATGAGGATT GTCACCCTCGAATCATTCACAGAGACATAAAGTGTGCAAACATTTTACTTGAAAACAACTTTGAAGCCAAA GTGTCAGATTTTGGATTGGCAAAGTTTACTCAAGACAACAACACTCATGTTTCTACTCGTGTCATGGGAACATTTGG GTATATGGCTCCTGAGTATGCTTCGAGCGGTAAGCTAACCGATAAATCCGATGTCTTCTCGTACGGTATTATGCTTTTGGAGCTTATAACCGGACGACGACCGCTTGGTACCCGCGGTGATTATGAAGACAATTTGGTTGATTGG GCTAGACCACTTTGTACAAAAGCATTGGAAAATGAAACATTTGAAGGATTGGTAGATCCACGTTTAGAGGACAATTATGATAAACAGGAGATAGCACGTATGGTAGCTTGTGCTGCTGCTAGTGTTAGACACTCAGCAAGAAGGCGTCCAAGAATGAGTCAG ATTGTTCGGGTACTGGAGGGAGATGCAGTACTAGAAGTCCTTAATCAGGATGGAGTGAAACCTGGAGAGAGTGCTTTGTATAGTAGCATAAGTGGAGATTATGATGCAGGGGCATATAGTGCTGACATGAAAAAGTTCAGGAAACTAGCATTGGACAGTGGTGTTGCAAGTAGTGAGTTTGGTGGAACGAGTGAGTATGGTCTTAACCTTTCCATTTCAAGTAGTGAACAATCTTCAGCTGAATATAGCATGAAGATTGGAACTGGAATTGGAAGTCGGATGAACACTCCTGAGAAGCAAGCTTCTTCTAATGTGATGTAA